A region of Ictidomys tridecemlineatus isolate mIctTri1 chromosome 4, mIctTri1.hap1, whole genome shotgun sequence DNA encodes the following proteins:
- the LOC101965168 gene encoding olfactory receptor 10V1 yields MEEANQTGMIRFHFRPFSRLPEVQVLIFVTFLGMYLVSVSGNLSIFLTIWMNRCLHTPMYFFLANLAALEVFYSSTIAPLTLASVLSTESTLISLPGCGTQMFFFIFLGSADCILLAVMAYDRFVAICHPLRYTLIMSWRACVQLAVGSLVLGFALALQLTVLIFRLPFCSSKEISLFYCDVLPVMRLACADTHVHEVTLFVVSVIVLTIPSLLITLSYVFIVAAVLKMRSAEGRHRAFSTCSSHLTVVLLQYGCTSVIYLCPSSRYSPDRGQVVSVVYTFVTPVLNPLIYSMRNRELKEALKRAMMRFLVL; encoded by the coding sequence ATGGAGGAAGCAAACCAAACTGGGATGATCCGCTTCCACTTCCGCCCCTTCTCCCGACTCCCCGAGGTGCAGGTGCTGATTTTCGTGACCTTTCTCGGGATGTACCTGGTCAGTGTCAGTGGCAACCTCTCCATCTTCCTCACCATCTGGATGAACCGCTgtctccacacccccatgtacttcttcctggcAAACCTGGCAGCTCTGGAGGTCTTCTACTCCTCCACCATCGCCCCTCTGACCCTGGCCAGCGTCCTGTCCACAGAGAGCACCCTCATCTCCCTGCCAGGCTGCGGCACCCAgatgttcttcttcatcttcctggGCAGCGCGGACTGCATTCTGCTGGCCGTCATGGCCTACGACCGctttgtggccatctgtcaccctCTGCGCTACACCCTCATCATGAGCTGGCGCGCGTGTGTGCAGCTGGCCGTGGGGTCCCTCGTGCTGGGGTTCGCCTTGGCCCTGCAGCTGACTGTGCTCATCTTCCGGCTGCCCTTCTGCAGCAGCAAGGAGATCAGCCTGTTCTACTGCGACGTCCTCCCCGTCATGAGGCTGGCCTGTGCCGACACCCACGTCCATGAGGTCACCCTGTTTGTGGTCAGTGTCATTGTGCTCACCATCCCCTCCCTGCTCATCACCCTGTCCTACGTCTTCATTGTGGCTGCCGTCCTGAAGATGCGCTctgcagaggggaggcacagggccttctccacctgctcctcccacctgACTGTGGTGCTCCTGCAGTATGGGTGCACAAGTGTCATCTACCTGTGCCCCAGCTCCAGGTACTCTCCAGACAGGGGCCAGGTGGTGTCTGTGGTTTACACATTTGTCACCCCTGTGCTGAACCCCTTGATCTACAGCATGAGGAACAGGGAGCTTAAGGAGGCTTTGAAGAGAGCAATGATGAGGTTCCTTGTGCTCTAG
- the LOC101956194 gene encoding olfactory receptor 10V1 translates to MEGINKTAGIEFFFRPFSPDPKVQMVIFVAFLAMYLTSLGGNATIALTVHINHSLHTPMYFFLANLALLEILYTSSIAPLALANLLSMGKTPISVTGCGTQMFFFVFLGGADCVLLAVMAYDRFIAICYPLRYTLIMSWSLCVELMVGSLVLGFLLSLPLTILIFHLPFCHKNEIYHFYCDMPAVMRLACADTRVHQTALYVISFMVLSLPLSLISVSYVFIVAAILRIRSTEGRHRAFSTCSSHIAVVLLQYGCTSFIYLSPSSSYSPEMGRVVSVVYTFITPILNPLIYSMRNKELKDALKKTLRKF, encoded by the coding sequence ATGGAAGGGATAAATAAAACAGCAGGAATAGAGTTCTTCTTCCGCCCGTTCTCACCTGACCCCAAAGTGCAGATGGTGATTTTTGTGGCTTTCTTAGCGATGTACCTGACCAGCCTGGGTGGAAATGCCACCATTGCTCTCACTGTCCACATCAACCActccctccacacccccatgtactttttcctggCTAACCTGGCTCTCCTGGAAATCCTCTACACGTCTTCCATTGCCCCCCTGGCGTTGGCCAACCTTCTTTCAATGGGCAAAACCCCCATTTCGGTCACTGGCTGCGGCACTCAgatgtttttctttgtcttcttggGAGGAGCTGATTGTGTCCTACTGGCGGTCATGGCTTATGATCGGTTTATAGCAATCTGCTACCCCCTGAGATACACCCTCATCATGAGCTGGTCCTTGTGTGTGGAGCTGATGGTGGGGTCCCTGGTGCTGGGATTCCTGCTGTCACTGCCACTAACCATCTTGATCTTCCATCTCCCGTTCTGCCACAAAAATGAGATCTACCACTTCTACTGTGACATGCCCGCAGTCATGCGCCTGGCTTGTGCCGACACCCGTGTTCACCAGACGGCCCTGTACGTCATCAGCTTCATGGTCCTAAGCCTCCCACTGTCCCTGATCTCCGTCTCCTACGTCTTCATCGTGGCAGCTATTCTACGAATCAGGTCCACAGAAGGGCGCCACCgagccttctccacctgctcctctCACATCGCAGTGGTCCTCCTGCAGTACGGCTGCACCAGCTTTATCTATTTGTCCCCCAGTTCCAGTTACTCTCCTGAGATGGGCCGGGTGGTGTCTGTGGTCTATACCTTTATCACCCCCATTCTAAACCCGTTGATCTACAGTATGAGGAACAAGGAACTGAAAGATGCCCTAAAGAAGACACTGAGAAAGTTCTAG